The region CTAAAATTGTTGAAGCtaaagcatttttcaaatttgGTTTATAAGCTAGAGGAGATGAACAATCAATGACACTTCTTCACCTTGCAGTATCTATAGGACATAGAAAGCGAAGTCCTCTGGAATCAATTTTATAGTCAAGACATTAACCTCTGTGGTCATTTGCCCGGCAGGAAGAGTAAGCTGTTAAAAACACAGAATCAGCCACTATTCACTCTTTTTATGATTATGAGTGTGATAACAGCTTCCCTTTCAATTACATGACTGGGATTATTTTGCTAGTAAAGTACCAAAATGAGAGtgtatataaaaaaacaaatttagatgTTATCCATTTGCAAAAATTCCCCAAAGTAAGGACAATACCTCATTGTCTGGAGTATAGATTTTTTACTAAAACTGATTTTAACTAAAAATTACAATATTATCTGGCCTAAAGAACTTGGGAAAACTCATGGAGTGTCGCTGTCAACTCCACCATGGATGGGGGCAGAGGAGACTgcaatcttctttcttttggaaattcaCAAGATGCctaagcatattttaaaactctgaaaggggaagaaagtgaACCAGATTAATTTGATTAGTCCAATATTCATcacataaatgtaaatttatatctAATCTATTATGTGTCCCTTAAGACTAGTGTTCCAAGAGATAAACATTGGGAAGTGGAGCTTCAGTCATTTGGAGTAGAGGAATTTTACTGACTCCATCAAGAAGCAAAATGGAGATTGATGGGAAATCTTACAAATTCTGAACATAGAAGAAAAGAACAACTTTGGGCAATTTCTAATCCTTTGACTTCATTCACAAACCGCATATCTACCCTTTGCAGATTGAGCTTCCATGCCATCAGTGATGAATGCAtcttgtcactttatttttttttaagaggtattCAAATAAGTCAATTTTAATAAGATCCTCTACACACACATTTGCTACTGAAAATTGAAATAgcacaaaaaaattttattaccatttttgaaaaccacaaaatctAGCATACACATCTGCCCTAATCATACTCTAAACCAAACCACCCGAAGTTTTCTGTGTATTCCTTCTGCACAAGTTACTTGGCTTCCAATTTTTGAGGTTAGGTCTTGTCTTAATGACTTCAGGCCTCTCAAACACACAGGCAACACTCAAAACCTATTAGTGCTTTCTTAGGTCAAATCAAAAGGTGGACATATACTGAAGTCATTCAAATGCAAACTACAGGATTCCTCACAAATTATTGGTATGAAGGTAGAAAAGATACAAAAGACTTTATAATATCATAGATTACCAAAATATTATAGTTTGCCCTAGCATAGAGCAGCTTTCCCAAGCTGCTGCAAAATGACCCTAAAACCACTAGTTAAGAAGAAACCATACAAGAATAAAGTTTATGTTTACATTGGCTCTATGTCACAATTATTCTCCATGCTGGTTTCCTCAGAAAGATTTTTATGATAAAGGCAATAATGACAGCGACATCTAAATCTTTCTACTCTTGATTCACCCTCCTCAGCCTCCTTCTGCTGTGGATCTTTTTGAAGCTGGGGCCCCAGGCTGAGGTAGCGCTGGTACTGAATCATTCGAATCATCCTTGCCATCCTTTCTTTCCGAGCAGTTAACAAAGTCCTTACTCCagtcctcctcctgctgctgctaaGGATGCGCTCAACCAGCCCCTGtggtttcttctctctgccctgctgCTGGGATGGATATTCTGGTAGAGGGGAAAGGAGTTTGATACTACAGTCGAGAGTCAATTTACCAAGATTCTTTGTTAATACTTCGGAGATAGTTTGAGAGGCACCCGAGCCTTCCTGGGAATTCTCTTCACTGGGCATCTGAGATGACCCCAGGGCCCAGGTTGGGTAAAGCTGCTTTGGCGAATCCATTGGAAGCCTGGTCACAGACCGAAGCTCCTCCTGGATCTTCGGGGTCCAGTGGGAGGTGATGCTCAAGACTCAACTTGCTACAAAATACCCTGGGAAGAACTTTATAGGCCAGAGGGAGCAAGAAAAACCCAAACTCCTTTGGAGTGTCAAGAGAAAGAACCGCATCTTGTCACTTTAACTCACAGACGTTAACATGACCCTATGAATCTTCCAGAAATGCCCATTATAAACCTATATCACATCTTGCCAATCGATAGTCTACTTACGTTGTCAGCATATGGTTAATTTTCATTTagctgaggtttttgtttttttttttctttcacaaataattatagactcacaGAAAGTTGCAAAAATTGCACATAGAATCCCTTGAGCATTACCCAGTTTCCTTCGATAGTGACATCTTAATTAACTGTACTACAatgtcaaaaccaggaaattgacattagCTCAAAACTGTCAGACTACAACCATATTCAGTTTTACCAATTTAAACATGCacacatttatgtgtgtgtgcgtttgtACAGTTGCATGTAATTTTATCCTATGTATAGACTCATGTAACCACTGTTGCAATCAAGATGGAGAACTATTCCATCAATGGCTAACTCTTTCATGTTAGAAAAATTGAAAGGGATAATGAATCTGAAATATGGACCCCCAGTTGTGgctattatatatacataatgttatttaatttaattaaatctgAGGTTTTAAAAGAGTGAAGCTTGTTTTTCCTAAGCAATGATATGAAACAGTGGTGTGACAATTGAGGTGAGGTGAGGGGTGGGACAGGGCAGGAAGAAAGACCAAGTCAAAATATCCCATCCCttgggcaccggggtggctcagtgggttaagtgcctgcctctggctcaggtcacgatctcaggactcatgatcccaaggtcttgggattaagccctgcccaggcacctgggatggagccccatgtcctgttgggctccctgctcagcggggagtctgcttctccctctgccactccccccgcttgtgtgctctctccctctctctcaagtaaataaataaaatcttaaaaaaaaatcacaccccTATGTAATAATATCCCTTTTCCTCAAGCAGACACAGTGCCATTAGAAAAGCCTAAGTTGAAAGAGTAGATCTTTCAATGTATAGTGTATGtaatactttttcttattttctatattaaaggaaaaaaacatggtTCACATGTATTACATGTTTAATATGTTCTACAACTGACATTTCTGATTTCACATACTGTTGTCAGAAGTCTTGAAAGACTTTGAACTAGGGGACCTAGGAATGAATTACTATGTGGTCTGTCTTGCTCACCTTTCAGGGTATCTGCACTTTTTACTGCTTTTGATCTGTTTTGTTGTAGAAAATTCATAATAATGCAAATGATTCCTGtccatagaaatgaaaattatttctgtcCAGTGCCACTGATTTTCACTCCATAGAGCAACCCTTTTGCACCTGTCTTTGtaaattcatttcagcatttCCGACAGCCTACATAACTGTGTCCCTTGAATTCTCCTTCCAGCCATTTGTAACTTTCCAATGGTCTTCTCATCTATTAATGTGTTTAGTAAGctatttcatttgtgtttgttttttatttacatgAGATTCTACTATTTGAAAAGTTATCTCTTAATACTATTAGGTTTTATATCGTATCCCATTTTACACATTAgccttctgtttctccctttccaggCCACAGAGAAGAATCTAAACTGTAGTGGGTGCATTAACAGCCCACACCCCACATGACACTACTATCATTTAATATGAATAGGTCTATAATGCTGAAGGAAATCTTAGAGATCACAGATTATCAAGGACTatctcattttacatatatggAAGACAATACCCAGGgaagtgaggtgatggatataaaatcaaagtctGGTTAATAAGAGAACCAGCAATAGAACCCAAGTCCCaacatgttttttatttgctttatttccctGTCCATGGTGccacaaaaggaaaggaaaattacaagATTTCAAAAGCCTAGTCTACTGATAGTAATCTTAAATATAGCAACATTCTTCTAAGCTGGAAATTTAGTGtctatttaacaaaaatatcagTACTTCTTTAAAACCTAGAGCATCCAAAAGATATACCAGACCACACACactaatgaaaaataatagagtGCACAATTTTGGTTCCAGTAAGTTAAATCTCTAcaatctcatttttcttcattattttctacttGCTTATAAGGATCTACTTCATTGTAAAGGATAAGCCTTGAAATGTAACATTACtaagatttaataattt is a window of Zalophus californianus isolate mZalCal1 chromosome 1, mZalCal1.pri.v2, whole genome shotgun sequence DNA encoding:
- the LOC113916567 gene encoding developmental pluripotency-associated protein 3-like, with amino-acid sequence MDSPKQLYPTWALGSSQMPSEENSQEGSGASQTISEVLTKNLGKLTLDCSIKLLSPLPEYPSQQQGREKKPQGLVERILSSSRRRTGVRTLLTARKERMARMIRMIQYQRYLSLGPQLQKDPQQKEAEEGESRVERFRCRCHYCLYHKNLSEETSMENNCDIEPM